In Melospiza georgiana isolate bMelGeo1 chromosome 8, bMelGeo1.pri, whole genome shotgun sequence, one genomic interval encodes:
- the AS3MT gene encoding arsenite methyltransferase: protein MAACSAQEQGQRPRCVPMSHRASGLTVPMSMSHRASGLAVCPCPTEPAASLCAHVHVPQSQRPHCAHVPQSQRPHCVPMSDRASGLAVCPCPTEPAASLCAHVRVPQSQRPHCVPMSVSHRASGLAVCPCPCPTEPAASLCAHVPQSQRPHCAHVPQRQRPHCAHVRVPQSQRPRCVPMSHRVSGLAVPVPVSCWAVCQGPGQAGAAVGMEAKLQAVWAAGIAQDTGEELGRVRLAPCDWRHHQPHIPISVATPIGQQIHQEVQDYYGKELQKSEDLKTNACITSARPISKLVRDALERIHEEVVARYYGCGLVIPECLTSCWILDLGSGSGRDCYLLSQLVGEQGHVTGIDMTEGQVEVAKKHIAYHTDKFGYRKPNVEFFHGYMEKLGDAGLADESYNIVISNCVINLAPDKRAVLQEAFRVLKPGGEMYFSDVYASQRLSETIRKHRVLWGECLAGALYWRDLYSIAEEVGFSPPCLVTASPITIGDKELEGIVGDCRFVSATYRLFKVPAGSQTGPAQVTYNGGIVGHERELVFDANFTFKEGEVVNVDAEMAAILQSSRFAEKFLIRAGGANAAAPQGCCSKGVKEKICDPFQLLEWLRAPGPARCPGGTCCPQGAAQS, encoded by the exons ATGGCAGCGTGctcagcacaggagcagggccagcgGCCTCGCTGTGTGCCCATGTCCCACAGAGCCAGCGGCCTCACTGTGCCCATGTCCATGTCCCACAGAGCCAGCGGCCTGGCTGTGTGCCCATGTCCCACAGAGCCAGCGGCCTCGCTGTGTGCCCATGTCCATGTCCCACAGAGCCAGCGGCCTCACTGTGCCCATGTCCCACAGAGCCAGCGGCCTCACTGTGTGCCCATGTCCGACAGAGCCAGCGGCCTCGCTGTGTGCCCATGTCCGACAGAGCCAGCGGCCTCGCTGTGTGCCCATGTCCGTGTCCCACAGAGCCAGCGGCCTCACTGTGTGCCCATGTCCGTGTCCCACAGAGCCAGCGGCCTCGCTGTGTGCCCATGTCCATGTCCCACAGAGCCAGCGGCCTCGCTGTGTGCCCATGTCCCACAGAGCCAGCGGCCTCACTGTGCCCATGTCCCACAGCGCCAGCGGCCTCACTGTGCCCATGTCCGTGTCCCACAGAGCCAGCGGCCTCGCTGTGTGCCCATGTCCCACAGAGTCAGCGGCCTCGCCGTGCCTGTGCCCGTGTCCTGCTGGGCCGTGTGCCAAGggcctgggcaggcaggagccgCTGTCGGGATGGAAGCCAAGCTCCAGGCCGTGTGGGCTGCTGGGATAGCACAGGATactggggaggagctgggcagagtCCGACTGGCGCCCTGCGACTGGAGGCA CCACCAGCCCCACATTCCCATTTCAGTGGCAACTCCCATTGGACAGCAGATCCACCAGGAGGTGCAG GACTACTATGGCAAAGAGCTGCAGAAGTCAGAGGACCTCAAAACCAATGCGTGCATCACCTCAGCCAGGCCCATTTCCAAGCTGGTGAGAGATGCTCTGGAGCGCATCCATGAGGAGGTGGTGGCCAG GTACTACGGCTGTGGTCTGGTGATCCCTGAGTGCCTGACATCGTGCTGGATTCTGGACctgggcagcggcagcggcaggGACTGCTACCTGCTGAGCCAGCTGGTTGGGGAGCAGGGCCACGTCACCGGCATAGATATGACCGAGGGCCAA GTTGAGGTGGCCAAGAAGCACATTGCCTACCATACGGATAAGTTTGGCTACCGAAAGCCGAATGTGGAGTTCTTCCATGGTTACATGGAGAAGCTGGGTGATGCCGGACTGGCTGACGAGAGCTACAATATTGTCAT CTCCAACTGTGTGATCAACCTTGCCCCTGACaagagggctgtgctgcaggaggcctTTCGTGTGCTGAAG CCCGGGGGAGAGATGTACTTCAGTGACGTCTACGCCAGCCAGCGCCTGAGCGAGACCATCCGGAAGCACCGGGTGCTGTGGG GAGAATGCCTGGCAGGAGCCCTGTACTGGAGAGACCTGTACAGCATTGCTGAGGAGGTGGGGTTCAGCCCCCCGTGCCTGGTCACCGCCAGCCCCATCACCATTGGCGACAAGGAGCTGGAGGGCATTGTCG GCGACTGCCGCTTTGTTTCCGCGACTTACCGCCTGTTCAAGGTGCCGGCTGGCAGCCAGACCGGGCCAGCACAGGTCACCTACAATGGCGGCATCGTGGGGCACGAGCGAGAGCTGGTGTTTGATGCCAACTTCACCTTCAAG GAAGGAGAGGTGGTGAACGTGGATGCTGAGATGGCTGCGATCTTGCAGAGCTCCAGGTTTGCAGAGAAGTTCCTGATCCGAGCTGGTGGAGCCAAcgctgcagcaccacagggcTGCTGTAGCAAGGGAGTGAAG GAGAAGATCTGTGAtcccttccagctgctggagtggcTGAGAGCCCCAGGTCCTGCCAGGTGTCCTGGTGGCACCTGTTgtccccagggtgctgctcaGTCTTAA
- the BORCS7 gene encoding BLOC-1-related complex subunit 7 — protein sequence MAAGGAADAQARFGHSVKGLLTEKVTSCGTDVIALTKQVLKGSRSAELLGQAARNMVMQEDAILHSEDSLRKMAIITTHLQYQQEAIQKNVERSSNLQDQLSHLLK from the exons AtggcggcggggggcgcggcGGATGCCCAGGCGCGCTTTGGCCACTCGGTGAAGGGGCTCCTGACCGAGAAGGTGACGAGCTGCGGCACCGACGTGATCGCTCTCACTAAGCAGGTGCTGAAGGGCTCTCGTAGCGCCGAG CTGCTGGGTCAAGCTGCCAGAAACATGGTGATGCAAGAAGATGCCATCTTGCACTCGGAAGAT AGTTTAAGAAAAATGGCCATAATAACTACTCATCTACAGTACCA gCAAGAAGCAATTCAAAAGAA CGTGGAGCGCTCGTCAAACCTTCAGGACCAGCTGAGTCACTTGCTGAAATGA